The proteins below come from a single Eucalyptus grandis isolate ANBG69807.140 chromosome 3, ASM1654582v1, whole genome shotgun sequence genomic window:
- the LOC104429066 gene encoding 7-deoxyloganetin glucosyltransferase, protein MDSIDMIQKPHVVCIPYPAQGHINPMLNLAKLLHHRGFHVTFVNTEYNHGRLLRSRGPSSLDGPSSLDGLPSFQFRTIPDGLPRSDAADATQDIPALCQSTSKFCLPYFRDLLQRLNEESTTLGSPLVSCVVSDGGMTFTLDAAEAIGVPEVLIWTASACSFMGYVQYRSLIDKGLTPLKDANYFTNGCLDTTIDWIPGMRNIRLRDLPTFIQTTDPDDLMIPFCLREVERAKRASAIVFNTFDRLEHEVLDALKAMFPPIYTLGPLHLLTKQLSDNNTRPFRSNLWKEEPGCIEWLDSKQPSSVVYVNFGSITVMSPAQLVEFAWGLANSGQAFLWVIRPDLVVGDAAMLPPDFLAATRERSLLASWCPQERVLSHSAVGGFLTHSGWNSTIESIAAGVPVVCWPFFGDQQTNCWYSCQEWGIGMEIDSDVKRNEVERQVKELMEGEKGKHMKRKAMEWKEMAREATRPSGSSFLNLDEVINKVLLSPKRD, encoded by the exons atggaTTCGATAGATATGATCCAAAAGCCGCACGTGGTGTGCATTCCCTACCCAGCCCAGGGCCACATCAACCCCATGCTCAACCTCGCCAAGCTCCTCCACCACCGGGGCTTCCACGTCACCTTCGTCAACACAGAGTACAACCACGGCCGCCTCCTCCGCTCCCGCGGCCCCTCCTCTCTCGACGGCCCCTCCTCTCTCGATGGCCTCCCATCTTTCCAGTTCCGCACCATCCCCGATGGCCTCCCGCGCTCTGATGCCGCCGACGCCACGCAGGACATTCCCGCCCTCTGCCAGTCCACGAGTAAGTTCTGCTTGCCCTACTTCCGGGACTTGCTCCAGAGGCTCAACGAGGAGAGCACGACGTTGGGTTCCCCGCTGGTGAGCTGCGTGGTGTCGGATGGCGGGATGACCTTCACACTCGATGCTGCAGAGGCAATCGGCGTGCCGGAGGTCCTAATCTGGACGGCGAGCGCGTGCAGCTTCATGGGCTACGTGCAGTATCGCAGTCTTATTGACAAGGGTCTTACTCCACTCAAAG ATGCCAACTACTTCACAAATGGGTGTCTAGACACCACCATTGACTGGATACCCGGGATGAGAAACATCCGCCTGAGAGACTTACCGACCTTCATCCAAACCACTGACCCGGACGACTTGATGATACCCTTCTGCTTGAGAGAGGTCGAGCGAGCGAAGAGAGCCTCAGCCATTGTTTTCAACACGTTCGACCGATTAGAGCATGAGGTCCTCGACGCTCTCAAGGCCATGTTCCCTCCCATCTACACCCTTGGCCCCCTTCATCTCCTTACAAAGCAACTATCCGATAATAACACCAGGCCGTTCAGGTCCAACCTGTGGAAGGAAGAGCCAGGTTGCATCGAGTGGCTCGACTCGAAACAACCCAGCTCAGTCGTGTACGTGAACTTCGGGAGCATCACAGTGATGTCGCCAGCGCAGCTGGTGGAGTTCGCATGGGGGCTCGCGAACAGTGGCCAGGCGTTCCTGTGGGTCATCAGGCCAGACTTGGTCGTTGGTGATGCGGCCATGCTGCCTCCGGATTTCTTGGCTGCAACAAGGGAGCGGAGCTTGCTGGCGAGCTGGTGCCCCCAGGAGCGGGTGCTAAGCCACTCAGCAGTTGGTGGGTTCCTGACCCACAGCGGATGGAACTCCACGATCGAGAGCATCGCGGCCGGGGTGCCAGTGGTGTGCTGGCCATTCTTTGGGGACCAGCAGACGAACTGCTGGTACAGCTGCCAGGAGTGGGGGATCGGGATGGAGATCGACAGCGACGTGAAAAGGAACGAGGTGGAGAGGCAGGTGAAGGAGCTGATGGAGGGGGAGAAAGGGAAGCATATGAAGAGG